The genomic window GCCCACCCGCGCCGTGCCCCGCCGCTGGATGAGGAAGATGCCTGCCAGCAGCACCACGGCCAGCGGCACCACCAGCACGGAAAAGCCGGGGTTGATCACCGTCAGGCCCTCGACCGCCGACAGCACCGACATGGCCGGGGTAATCATGCTGTCGCCATAGAACAGGGCCGTGGCGAAGACGCCGAGCAGCACGATACCCGTGGTCCAGCGCGCGCCCGCCACCTTGTGGGAGATGAGCGCCAGCAGGGCGAGCGAGCCGCCCTCGCCCTTGTTGTCCGCCCGCATGGTGAAGACCACGTACTTGATCGTCACCACCAGAATCATCGACCAGAAGATCAGCGACAGCACGCCAAAGATGTGCTCCTGATCCATGGCGAGCTTGTGATGGCCGGCAAAGGCCTCGCGCATGGCGTAGAGCGGGCTGGTGCCGATATCGCCATAGACGATGCCCATGGCGCCAACCATGAGCTTCGCGAGCGAGCCCTGCGGATGAGGGTTCGGGTCTGACCCGGCCATAACTGCACCTTAGCTTACTCTATCTCTGAATGCGGGAACGCTCTGGGTTCGCCTGTGTTACGCTGACCGGCCGATTGATCCGAACCGGAAGCGTCACGCATGGTTGGCGCCGGAGCGTAGACGCCGATTCACGTTTCGTAATTCACCGCCAACCTTCGCTGCAGTGCACAACAACATATTGCCTTCGCGGTAGCACATGGGCTCTCACGGGACAAGCCATGGCGATTTGCCACATTCCGGCCACGTAATGGCGCGACCGCGCGGCGGACCTGCAACGCCGGCGAAAATATCTGCCCGCATCAGCGCGATGGCAGAACCTGGCGACTTTACAACGAGCTGCGAGATATAAGTCCTAGAAGGATATGTTCAGGGAGAATTCTCATGCGCGTCGGAGTGCCGAAGGAGATCAAGATCCATGAGTACCGTGTCGGCCTCACCCCGCCGTCGGTGGCGGAACTGGTGGAGGCCGACCACGAGGTGTTCGTCGAGGCCGGCGCGGGAGCCGGTATCGACTTCACGGATGAGGAATACATCCGCGCCGGGGCCAGGGTGGTGGAAACCCCCCGAGGAGGTGTTCGCCCTGGCCGACATGATCGTGAAGGTGAAGGAGCCCCAGCCGCACGAATGCGCCATGCTGCGCCCGAACCACACGCTGTTCACCTACCTGCACCTGGCCGCCGACAAGCCGCAGGCCGAGGCGCTGATGGAATCAGGCGCAACCTGCATCGCCTATGAAACCGTGACCGATCGCAACGGCCGCCTGCCGCTGCTGCGCCCCATGTCGGAAGTGGCGGGCCGCATGGCGGCGCAGGTGGGCGCGCACTATCTCGAGAAGGAACAGGGCGGGCGCGGCATCCTGCTGGGCGGCGTGCCGGGCGTGGCGGCGGCGCGGGTCGCCGTGCTGGGCGGCGGCGTTGCCGGGTTCAACGCCGCGCTCATCGCCTCGGGCATGCGGGCGGACGTGACCCTGTTCGACATCTCCCTCGACCGCCTTGCGGAGCTGGACGCCTACTTCTGCGGGCAGGTAAAAACAGCCTATGCCAGCCGCTCGGCCATCGCCGAGGCGGTGGCGCAGGCCCACCTCGTCATTGGCGCGGTGCTGGTGCCGGGCGCCGCCGCGCCCAAGATCGTCACCCACGACATGATCCGCTCCATGAAGCGCGGCTCGGTGGTGGTGGATATCGCCATCGACCAGGGCGGCTGCTTCGAGACATCCAAACCCACCACCCACGCCGAACCCACCTACGTGGTGGACGACGTCATCCACTACTGCGTCGCCAACATGCCGGGAGCCGTCGCCCGCACCTCCACCATGGCGCTGAACTCCGCCACCCTGCCGTTCGTGCTGCAACTGGCGGGCCACGGCCCCATCGAGGCCATGCGCGCCAACCCTCACCTCGCCAACGGCCTCAACGTGGCTGAAGGCTACATCACCTACGAAGCCGTGGCTCGAGACCTGAACCTGTCCTACCGCCGCCCGGCCTGGCTGGATTGAGGGTTCGTTTCGGGAATTTTGATTTTTGCAGGAGGGTCTTGACCCTCCTGCACCTCCCCTTCGTTTATCGGGTCGTGCGCTTCATCAGGGGCGCAACTCATTCACAAAGAAAACGGCCGCGCCCTTTTCTCCAAGGACACAGCCCTTTGAAACCAATGGGGGTGTGGGAGTTACAGACCCCCCACGAAAACCCCTGTCAAACCAGAACGTTGAGCTTCTGGCCCTTGGCGATGAAGCGGGGGCGCTCCCCGTTCGGCGCTTCGCGGGCGAAGCGGCGAGCGTCGTCCTCGCGCTCCTGCGGGTTGCGGGCACCAAGCTCGTTCTGGCTGCGGGCCGACTGGGCGGCGATAACCCGCTGGGTGCGGGCCGCCAGCGCCTGGCTTTCGGCCGGGCCCGCCGCAGCGGCTGCGGCCTCGTTGCGCGCCGTGCTCCGGTCCGCGAACGACCGCGCGTCGCCCTGTTTGGGCGCGCCGTTCAGCCAGGAAGGATCGGAGCCGATGAGCATAGCGTTCAGGATTGTTCCCGAGTCGTAAAGAAACCGTTAACGGGACAGCACGGGAGAGGCGGTTGCCGGGCTGCCCGGCAGCGCGCCGTTGGGGCCGACGCCCGCCGCGATCATGGTGCGCGCGCCGCGCATCATGCGTTCAACGCGCGGCATCCACGGCGCATCAGGCTTGGACTCCTTGGCCAGGTCTTCCAGCGCCGCCAGGGCTTCGCGCGGGTTGCCGCTCTGGAGCCACGACAGGGCCAGGTAGTATTTGGGCGCGGGATGGTGCGGGGCCAGCTGGTTGGCCCGGTCGAACGCCAGGCGCGCCGCCGGCGTCACCTGCCCGCCCGCGTGGGCGGTGAGCGTCTCGCCATAGCCGATCCAGAGATCCGGACTGTCGGGCATGGCGCCGAGCGCCACGGACAGCGCCTCGGCCGCGCGCTCGGTCTCGCCCTTGCCGCTCAGCGCCATGGACAGGCGCAACCAGGCCGGAACGTCCGCCGGGTTCTCCAGCAGCACGGAGCGCGCCTCGGCAAAGGCTTCATCCGCCTCGGGCGCAGCCGCAGGTGCTGCGGGACGGATACCCTTGGCGGCCGGATGGCCGACCACGGCATAGGTGCCGCCGCCCAGTCCCAGGATGACCAATACCACCGCAGCCCAGCCGGGGTAGCCCGCACGCGGTCCGACCAGCAGCGGACGCAGCACCAGTGCCAGCACCACGGCGACCATCAGCATCAGAACCAGGGCGATCATGCTCCCTCCTTCCGCGCGCCGCGCCGGAATATACGCCACACAAGCAGAAGACCCAACCCCAGGAACAACACCGGGGCCGCCCATAGCACATAGGTCTCCGGCTTGACCGGCGGCTTCAGCAGAACCCAGTCTCCATAACGGGAGACGAGGTACGCCTTCACTTCCTTCGGACTATCTCCAGCGGCCACCCGCTCGCGCACCAGGCGGCGCAGATCGGCGGCATAGTCGGCATTGGACTCGGCAATCGACTCGCCCTGGCAGACCAGGCAGCGCACCTCGACCATGATGGCCTGCGCCATGGCCTCCTGCTTCGGGTCAGGCAGGGTCTCTGCATCAAACGCGGCAAAGGCCACAGCGGGCCACAGCAGCAGACCGACAAGAAGGGCGAGCCGTCTCATTGCTGCTGGGCCTTCTTGATGGTCTCAAGCAGGGCGGGAATATGCTCCGGCCGGATGTCGCCCAGATGGCGATAGACCACCGTACCGTCGCCGCGCACCACGAAGGTCTCCGGCACGCCCGAGATGCCCCAGGCGATGGCGGCCCGGCCGTTGTTGTCGAGGCCGATGCGGCGGAAGGGGTTGCCATATTCGGCGAACACCTGCGCCATGGCCTCCGGCTTGTCCTTCCAAGCAATGGCGTGGATGGTAACGCCATGCTGCTCCGCCAGCGCCTTCAGCTGCGGCAGCTCGGCGATGCACGGCGCGCACCACGAGGCGAAGACGTTGACCAGCGTGACGCCGCCCTGACGCAGGTCCGCATCCGACAGTCCGGGATGCTCGGCATCGTAGCCTGCAAGGTCGAACTGCGGCGCGGGCTTGCCGATGAGGGCGGACGGCGGGATCATCGGCTGGCCGCCCCGGTCCAGACGCAGAAAGAACACGGCGACCAGCGCCAAAAGCACCAGAACCGGCAGTCCCACCAGCAGCTTGCGACCCAGCGACATAATTTCCCCTACTCGCCCCTGTTACTCGGCAGCCAGCGGCAGCTTCTGCTCGGCCGCCTCGGCGGCAAGCTGATGCGGCTGCATCAGCGCCACCCGCGACCGCCGCCGGTCAAGCATGGAGACCGCGCCGCCCAGCATCATCAGCGCCGCGCCATACCACACCCACGGCATGAACGGCTTCCAGTGCAGGCGCACCTGCCAGCGGCCCTGCCCGTCCGGCTTGCCGAGCACGGCGTAGATGTCGCCAGCCCACAGCGGGGCGATACCGGCCTCGGTGGTTTCCATCGGCGGCTCGGTATAGGTGCGGGACTGCGGCCGCACGGAGACGACCAGATTATCGTCCTTCCGCACGTCGAACCGGCCTTCGATGGCGGTATAGTTGGGGCCCGCCACCGGCATAATGCTGTCGAGCGTGAAGGTGTAAGGGCCGACGGAGACCGGCTGGCCGGGCTCCACCGTGGTCATGACTTCGCTTTCCCACGCGCCCGAGGCGGTTGCGCCAAAGATGGAAACCGCAACGCCCAGGTGGGCCAGCCACATGCCGAACATGGCTCGGGGCTGGCGGATGAGCCGCCCCCAGACGAGGCGCGGGCCGCCGTGGCCGAGGCGGACCTGGCGGGCGATGTCCGCGAAGATGCTGGCCGCCAGCCACACGGCAAGGCCCACGCCCAGCAGCGCCCAGGCGCCGCGCGTATCGGCAAAGGCGTAGACGGTCAGCGCGCTGAGCAGCGCGAGCAGCGCCGGCAGGGCGAGACGCCGGGCGACGCGCCGGCCGCCGGCCGCCTTGCGCCAGGGCAGGAACGGCCCCACCGCCATCAGCGCCGCGACCGGCACCATGAGCGGGCGGAAGGTGGCGTTGAAATAGGGCGCGCCGACGGAAATCTTCTCCCCCGCCACCGCTTCCAGAGCCATGGGGTAGAGGGTGCCGAGGAACACGGTGCCGAGGATGGCCGCCAGCAGCAGGTTGTTGATGACCAGCGAGCCTTCACGGCTGGTGGCGGCGAAGGTTGCGCCCGCTTCCACCGTGCCCGCCCGCCAGGCGTAGAGCGTCAGCGCCCCGCCGATGTAAAGGGCGAGCAGCACGAGGATGAAGATGCCGCGCTCGGGATCGACCGCGAAGGAGTGCACCGACGTGAGCAGCCCGGAGCGCACGATGAATGTGCCCAGCATGGAGAGCGAGAAGGCCAGCACCGCCAAGAGCACGGTCCAGTTGCGAAGCGCGTCGCGCTTTTCCAACACCAGCGTCGAGTGCAGGAGGGCGGTCGCCGCCAGCCACGGCATGAGGGCCGCGTTCTCCACCGGGTCCCAGAACCACCAGCCGCCCCAGCCCAGCTCGTAGTAGGCCCACCAGGAGCCAAGGGCGAGGCCGCCGGTCAGCGCGGCCCACGCGGCCAGCACCCACGGGCGCATGCGCCGCGCCCATTCCGGGTTCACCTGGTTCTCCAGGAGCGCGGCGACGGCGAAGGAGAAGGTGACCGAAAGGCCCACATAGCCGAGGTAAAGCATGGGCGGATGGAAGGCGAGGCCGGGGTCCTGCAACAGCGGATTGAGGCCATTGCCCTCGCCCGGAGCAGGCAGCAGCCGCTCGAACGGGTTGGAGGCAACGAGCAGGAACACGTAGAAGCCGATGCCGATGAGCGCCTGCACGCTGAGCACGCGGGTCCGCAGCCGCTCGTTGAGGCTGCGCCCGAAGGTGGCGACGGCCCAGCCGGCGAGCGCCAGGATGGTCACCCACAGCAGCATGGAGCCTTCATGATTGGCCCAGACGCCGGTGATCTTGTAGAGCGCGGGCTTCAGGGTGTGGCTGTTCTCCGCCACCACCCGCACGGAGAAGTCCGAAACCCAGAACACCCAAGTGAGCGCGCCGAAGCTGATAAGCGCCAGCAGCAGCTGGGCCTGCGCCGCCGGCACCGCCACCGCCCGCAGGCGCTCGTCGTCCTTGTGGAAGCCGACGCCGGGCAGCAGGACCTGGCAGACCGCGACGGCCAGGGCGAGCCAGAGGCTGAAATGTCCGATCTCGGCAACCATGTCAGCTCCCGGCCTGCGTTTGGGGCCGCCACTCGCCGGCGCGCTTGATGGAATCGGCGACTTCCGGCGGCATGTACTTCTCGTCGTGCTTGGCGAGCAGCGATTGCGCCACGAACACGCCGGCGGCATCGAACGTGCCTTCCGCGACCACGCCCTGCCCCTCGCGGAACAGGTCCGGCACGAGGCCGCGGTAGCGCACCGGAACGGAGTGGGCGGTGTCGGTGACGGTAAAGGCCAGCGTCAGACCGTCCGCCTCATGGCGGACCGAGCCGGTTTCAACCAGTCCGCCAAGACGGATGGGCTGGCCCGGAGACACGCCCTTATCCAGCACGTCGGTGGGGGAATAGAAGTAGGTCATGGTGTCGTCGAGCGCGGAGAAGCCGAGGGCCGCCGCGCCGCTGACGGCGAGCGCCGCCAGACCCACCAGAACGAGCCGCTGATGCTTGGCCTTCATGCGCGTCCCCTCTCCGCCCGGCGCTCCGCGCGCAGGTTGTCCGCCTTGCGTTCCAGCGCGCGCATACGCCGCCAGCTGGCAAAGCCGAGCCCCGCCAGTCCGATCGCGGCGGCCGCGTATGCCGTCCAGACGAACGCGGCGTAGCCTCCCATCGCAAAAAATTCGCTCATTCTGCGCCTTCTAACGCCAGGGCTCGCCTTTCGGCTGCAACTTCAAGACGCTGGGCCGCCAACTCCGCCCGCATTCGCATGAGGAGCGTCGTGACGAAGAACAACAGATATGCCAGCGCCATAATCAACAGGGGAGTCAGCATGGCCGGATGAATGGTCGAACCACCGCTGCGAAATACGCTCGCCGGCTGATGCAGCGTATTCCACCAATCGACCGAGAACTTGATGATCGGCAGGTTGATCGCTCCCACCAGCGCGAGAATCGCAGCCGCACGGGCAGCGCGCTGGCGATCGTCAAAGGCCGACCAGAGCGCCATATAGCCCAGATACACAAACAAAAGGACCAGAACAGAGGTCATGCGCGCGTCCCATTGCCACCATGTACCCCAGGTTGGCTTACCCCAAAATGAACCGGTAATCAGACAGATGGCGGTAAAGGTGGCGCCGATGGGCGCAGCGGCCCTGGCGCATACGTCCGCCAGCGGGTGCCGCCAGACGATGGAGACAAGGCTGGCGACCGCAATGGTGGCGTAGGCGCCAAGCGCCAGCCACGCAGCCGGCACATGGACGTACATGATCCGAACGGTATCGCGCTGCAGGTAGTCGATGGGGCTGGCGACCAGCGCATAATAGAGCCCGAAGGCGAAGGCGATCAGCGTCGCCGCCGCCGTCCACGGCTGCACCGCGCGCGCGATGCGGAGGAAACGGGCTGGATTTGCGAATCTGTGCATAGGTGCGCGCCGTATAACATTATTCCATTGCTGCGCGGAGCCCCGCGGCTGCGGCGAATGGGCTCACCGCCAAAGCCAGCAGGGTTGTGGCCGCCAGCCACCTGAGCGCCGATGCGCCCGCCAGGGGATCGGCAACGCCCACGCCGAAGATCAGCGTCGGCACCGCCAGCGGCAGAACGAGGAGGCTGATGAGCACCCCGCCCCGCCGCACGCCGACCGTGAGCGCCGCCGCCACCGCGCCGATGGCGGACAGGGCAGGCGTGCCAAGCACCAGCCCCAGCAGCAGCGCACCCCACAGGTCTACCGGAGCGCCCAGCATGGCCGCAGTGATCGGCGTCAACATGACGAGAGGCAGCGCTGTCGTCAGCCAGTGAGCGATCAACTTGGCGATGGCGACCGCCTCCAGG from Pedomonas mirosovicensis includes these protein-coding regions:
- a CDS encoding tetratricopeptide repeat protein; the encoded protein is MIALVLMLMVAVVLALVLRPLLVGPRAGYPGWAAVVLVILGLGGGTYAVVGHPAAKGIRPAAPAAAPEADEAFAEARSVLLENPADVPAWLRLSMALSGKGETERAAEALSVALGAMPDSPDLWIGYGETLTAHAGGQVTPAARLAFDRANQLAPHHPAPKYYLALSWLQSGNPREALAALEDLAKESKPDAPWMPRVERMMRGARTMIAAGVGPNGALPGSPATASPVLSR
- a CDS encoding cytochrome c-type biogenesis protein, with the protein product MRRLALLVGLLLWPAVAFAAFDAETLPDPKQEAMAQAIMVEVRCLVCQGESIAESNADYAADLRRLVRERVAAGDSPKEVKAYLVSRYGDWVLLKPPVKPETYVLWAAPVLFLGLGLLLVWRIFRRGARKEGA
- a CDS encoding DsbE family thiol:disulfide interchange protein codes for the protein MSLGRKLLVGLPVLVLLALVAVFFLRLDRGGQPMIPPSALIGKPAPQFDLAGYDAEHPGLSDADLRQGGVTLVNVFASWCAPCIAELPQLKALAEQHGVTIHAIAWKDKPEAMAQVFAEYGNPFRRIGLDNNGRAAIAWGISGVPETFVVRGDGTVVYRHLGDIRPEHIPALLETIKKAQQQ
- a CDS encoding heme lyase CcmF/NrfE family subunit, whose protein sequence is MVAEIGHFSLWLALAVAVCQVLLPGVGFHKDDERLRAVAVPAAQAQLLLALISFGALTWVFWVSDFSVRVVAENSHTLKPALYKITGVWANHEGSMLLWVTILALAGWAVATFGRSLNERLRTRVLSVQALIGIGFYVFLLVASNPFERLLPAPGEGNGLNPLLQDPGLAFHPPMLYLGYVGLSVTFSFAVAALLENQVNPEWARRMRPWVLAAWAALTGGLALGSWWAYYELGWGGWWFWDPVENAALMPWLAATALLHSTLVLEKRDALRNWTVLLAVLAFSLSMLGTFIVRSGLLTSVHSFAVDPERGIFILVLLALYIGGALTLYAWRAGTVEAGATFAATSREGSLVINNLLLAAILGTVFLGTLYPMALEAVAGEKISVGAPYFNATFRPLMVPVAALMAVGPFLPWRKAAGGRRVARRLALPALLALLSALTVYAFADTRGAWALLGVGLAVWLAASIFADIARQVRLGHGGPRLVWGRLIRQPRAMFGMWLAHLGVAVSIFGATASGAWESEVMTTVEPGQPVSVGPYTFTLDSIMPVAGPNYTAIEGRFDVRKDDNLVVSVRPQSRTYTEPPMETTEAGIAPLWAGDIYAVLGKPDGQGRWQVRLHWKPFMPWVWYGAALMMLGGAVSMLDRRRSRVALMQPHQLAAEAAEQKLPLAAE
- the ccmE gene encoding cytochrome c maturation protein CcmE, with amino-acid sequence MKAKHQRLVLVGLAALAVSGAAALGFSALDDTMTYFYSPTDVLDKGVSPGQPIRLGGLVETGSVRHEADGLTLAFTVTDTAHSVPVRYRGLVPDLFREGQGVVAEGTFDAAGVFVAQSLLAKHDEKYMPPEVADSIKRAGEWRPQTQAGS
- the ccmD gene encoding heme exporter protein CcmD: MSEFFAMGGYAAFVWTAYAAAAIGLAGLGFASWRRMRALERKADNLRAERRAERGRA
- a CDS encoding heme ABC transporter permease, encoding MHRFANPARFLRIARAVQPWTAAATLIAFAFGLYYALVASPIDYLQRDTVRIMYVHVPAAWLALGAYATIAVASLVSIVWRHPLADVCARAAAPIGATFTAICLITGSFWGKPTWGTWWQWDARMTSVLVLLFVYLGYMALWSAFDDRQRAARAAAILALVGAINLPIIKFSVDWWNTLHQPASVFRSGGSTIHPAMLTPLLIMALAYLLFFVTTLLMRMRAELAAQRLEVAAERRALALEGAE
- the ccmB gene encoding heme exporter protein CcmB; amino-acid sequence: MSGGVFTLVRRELQLVWAERGGGAIALIFFVIVASLFPFAVGPEPQVLLRIASGIIWVSALLACLLSLERLFQPDAEDGTLEQLVVSGQSLEAVAIAKLIAHWLTTALPLVMLTPITAAMLGAPVDLWGALLLGLVLGTPALSAIGAVAAALTVGVRRGGVLISLLVLPLAVPTLIFGVGVADPLAGASALRWLAATTLLALAVSPFAAAAGLRAAME